In Bombus pascuorum chromosome 13, iyBomPasc1.1, whole genome shotgun sequence, a single genomic region encodes these proteins:
- the LOC132913203 gene encoding IQ domain-containing protein K-like: MKMCSTSPKGNCIREVNRILEASSLVTCAISSTSSCCGKDLKEEEEVKSIIQEEDDISPSNYLDKNIFGLLISALEETLIEASEQNVLWVQKCRFNGLDYIAEFLWNRNPRRPKIYTPPLNVFDIPLFKEYLRSHPRPYYPKSWLWSEDEAALHIQKYVRGWLVRKRANVQEMRKFWKVDN, from the exons ATGAAAATGTGTTCGACGTCGCCAAAAGGAAATTGCATTCGTGAAGTGAATAGAATATTGGAAGCATCAAGTTTGGTTACTTGCGCGATATCAAGTACTTCGAGTTGTTGTGGTAAAGATCTtaaggaagaggaggaagtaAAAAGTATCATCCAGGAAGAGGATGATATATCGCCTTCGAATTatcttgataaaaatatttttggtttGTTAATATCTGCATTGGAAGAAACACTTATCGAAGCATCTGAACAGAACGTTCTTTGG GTCCAGAAATGTCGTTTTAACGGTCTCGATTATATCGCGGAATTTTTATGGAATCGGAATCCACGTCGTCCGAAAATATATACACCGCCTTTAAATGTATTTGATATACCgctatttaaagaatatttacgTTCACA TCCTAGACCTTATTATCCAAAATCGTGGTTATGGTCTGAAGATGAAGCGGCGTTGcacatacaaaaatatgttCGCGGTTGGCTGGTGAGAAAACGTGCGAATGTTCAAGAAATgaggaaattttggaaggtTGATAATTAA
- the LOC132913200 gene encoding TATA element modulatory factor isoform X2: MSWFDATGFANLAKSALKEAQKTIDKALDIKDEDQKSLESHTEDTTDFFASWGIKSDVHHNVQPHHDKSKAPKQEATSSIWGSFTGSFFESPKFNEPEQNAKAIIHSKSLQSTPTESIKKLVSSSSFSEDYKSKPSSPKKKCKQAKSYKEKNTNDQIENVPSQDVSNTSDFNELKQLPPTETIDTSTSFDKDDRINDCPKIIEYSSEEKKDIDVKEKDEKLESEKKETCEHDLDSPASTSNKLSFVSPENDKKSSESIEILGSRSNTDCTTTPELDGSPSAKGTKVNSESIEVLPDSMVTSPSSGVEVLEDWKSDTSPYLSPMEQRHSDSSSILDRDDTVTPCWDDINVPQIMNKENEINPSPSDISLYEPPMEKIKTSHENLCMSSMDSTPSTDIYQGLGSHLYKSVSSNHSIKTSPESIEVIPYTDDERDETNLADDSYTSASESTIVTMLEMHQQKDQANNEMETSSSISVNEKVQDSSPDDKLTLKKTSTDTRLNLNLDSVTEKHNLHLPIEAITTQPIRKPEYFDGAGQISKPDRKSFDRLMNSTIEPAETECYSTSEIIHPFKSEMAEISDQHLISTDSSCEGTLIGSSEENPQYKSEERILQAPLNSSSYVKTMLEDAMIEKAGEVETEVQGTEMPRENSPISSESRSDLIKIGSDQTSGHTSGDELETTTSSDIEVISSPNGDSSSTQSRQKLQSTKGCDLLMRTLKTKGHSRELSEISVGSDETNVEIEKLLKRIQEMTEILEARESKLIDVSRMNMELHEQNNNLKKQLDNFEKNAEQSQSINQITDEYTQRLSALERKFQQAIRERDSLRKNLEQLKVEAATRLSSQELSTLNAEKDEIIKELRDEGEKLSKQQLQHSNIIKKLRVKEKENDALIKSQKEQIEEQTSELERLKRSLRAKEEVELSQIDAVYSLTARTKTLEKEVVTLQKQLENAIQNAETYKKNLDTTKTELSETKKILTATESELKEATTNAGESCQLLVQVEELKIKLRESEEMHVKKEEFLKHENSELLKRLEAAEARSEELSESVSTATKPLLRQLEQLQANLLHKTNSFMKQEKTLSDKNIELQTKIENLLETDRYLKEENVNLKSKMSQLEAKLAAKENERMRLQELYDELVVQKDKLVEQNMRERQTIESLDQSHTSEIMELKREIIALENKLSIEKAATDAERRKNHAMSEQQQNIEDNERLSPTPSTERDSMNTIDSIWPLYNSTVENKAESYTMTFDTIRAGSSSTSIFENLQAQLKQKDGEIQQLQWELSRRNIERDVLNSELSTLTLKIEELNVKVMDVAVLNESLREIQTRYDALLQMYGEKMEENQELRLDLQDVKEMYKTQIDQLLKRDA, encoded by the exons atGAGCTGGTTTGATGCCACTGGATTTGCCAATTTGGCAAAGTCCGCACTAAAAGAAGCTCAAAAGACAATTGATAAAGCATTAGATATTAAAGATGAGGATCAGAAATCGTTGGAAAGCCACACAGAAGATACAACAGATTTTTTTGCATCATGGGGGATAAAGAGTGATGTTCATCACAATGTACAACCACATCATGATAAATCTAAAGCACCTAAACAAGAAGCTACAAGCAGTATATGGGGCAGTTTTACTGGATCATTTTTTGAATCACCTAAATTTAATGAACCAGAACAAAATGCTAAAGCTATTATTCATTCTAAGTCTTTGCAAAGTACACCCACTGAAAGTATCAAGAAGCTTGTATCTTCGTCATCGTTCTCAGAAGATTATAAAAGTAAACCATCGAGTCCCAAGAAAAAGTGTAAACAAGCAAAAAGttacaaagaaaagaatactAATGATCAGATCGAAAATGTTCCTAGCCAAGATGTTTCGAATACATCTGATTTCAATGAATTAAAGCAACTTCCCCCAACTGAAACAATTGATACAAGTACATCTTTTGACAAAGATGACAGGATTAATGATTGTcctaaaataattgaatattcttcagaggaaaaaaaagatattgatgTTAAggagaaagatgaaaaattagaatctgaaaaaaaagaaacttgtGAACATGATTTAGATTCACCTGCCTCTAcatcaaataaattatcttttgtATCTccagaaaatgataaaaagagTTCAGAGAGCATTGAAATTCTGGGTTCTCGATCTAATACTGATTGTACTACAACTCCCGAATTGGATGGTAGCCCATCTGCGAAGGGTACCAAAGTTAATTCAGAGTCGATAGAAGTATTACCAGACAGTATGGTTACATCTCCAAGTTCTGGAGTGGAAGTATTAGAAGATTGGAAAAGCGATACTAGCCCTTATTTATCTCCCATGGAGCAAAGACACTCTGATTCATCGTCTATTTTAGATAGGGATGATACAGTAACCCCTTGCTGGGATGATATCAATGTCCCACAGATtatgaataaagaaaatgaaataaatccaTCACCTTCTGATATTTCTCTGTATGAACCTCCGATGGAGAAAATCAAAACATCACACGAAAATTTATGTATGAGTAGTATGGATAGCACACCATCAACGGATATATATCAAGGTCTTGGATCACATTTATACAAAAGTGTATCCAGTAACCATTCAATAAAAACTTCACCAGAAAGCATAGAAGTAATACCTTACACTGATGATGAGagagatgaaacaaatttggCAGACGATTCTTATACTTCTGCATCAGAGAGTACAATTGTAACAATGCTAGAAATGCATCAGCAGAAAGACCAAGCGAACAATGAAATGGAAACTTCCAGTAGTATTTCAGTAAATGAAAAAGTACAGGATTCGAGTCCAGATGATAAGTTAACATTGAAAAAAACTAGCACAGATACAAGACTAAATTTGAATCTAGATTCTGTAACCGAAAAGCATAATTTACATTTGCCGATTGAAGCAATTACAACGCAACCGATTCGTAAGCCAGAATATTTTGATGGAGCAGGTCAAATATCCAAACCCGATCGAAAAAGTTTCGATCGGTTAATGAATTCAACTATAGAACCTGCAGAAACAGAATGTTATTCTACCAGCGAAATTATTCATCCGTTTAAATCGGAAATGGCAGAAATTTCAGATCAGCATTTGATTTCAACAGACTCAAGTTGTGAAGGAACCTTGATAGGGAGTTCAGAAGAAAATCCACAGTATAAATcagaagaaagaattttacaaGCACCTTTAAACTCTAGTTCTTACGTAAAGACAATGTTAGAAGATGCGATGATCGAAAAAGCAGGTGAAGTCGAAACAGAAGTACAAGGCACGGAAATGCCTCGAGAAAATTCACCTATTTCATCAGAAAG TCGGTCCGATCTAATTAAAATTGGTTCAGATCAAACCAGTGGTCACACTAGTGGTGATGAATTAGAAACCACTACTTCTAGCGATATCGAAGTTATATCCAG tcCAAATGGTGATTCGAGTTCGACACAATCGCGACAGAAATTGCAATCAACAAAAGGTTGTGATCTTTTAATGAGAACATTAAAAACTAAAGGACATTCGAGGGAATTGAGCGAAATCAGCGTAGGATCTGATGAAACGAACGTtgagatagaaaaattattgaaacgtATACAAGAGATGACGGAAATATTAGAAGCTAGGGAATCGAAGCTCATCGATGTTAGTAGAATGAATATGGAATTACacgaacaaaataataatttaaagaa gCAACTTGATAACTTTGAAAAAAATGCAGAACAGAGCCAAAGCATAAATCAAATCACTGATGAATATACACAACGATTATCTGctttagaaagaaaatttcagcAAGCAATACGAGAACGAGATTCACTAAGAAAGAATTTGGAACAGTTAAAAGTCGAAGCAGCTACACGTCTATCGTCTCAAGAACTGTCTACTCTGAATGCCGAGaaagatgaaattattaaGGAACTTCGAGATGAAGGTGAAAAATTAAGTAAACAGCAGCTTCAACATAgtaacattataaaaaaattgcgagttaaagaaaaagaaaatgatgcCTTAATAAAAAGTCAAAA AGAGCAAATAGAAGAACAAACCTCAGAATTAGAACGTTTAAAAAGATCATTGCGTGCAAAAGAGGAAGTTGAATTATCTCAGATAGATGCTGTTTACTCGTTAACAGCACGAACAAAAACACTGGAAAAGGAAGTAGTAACGTTACAAAAGCAATTAGAAAATGCAATACAAAatgcagaaacgtataaaaagaatttagatACTACAAAAAC ggAGTTAtccgaaacgaagaaaattttaactgCAACAGAATCAGAGTTAAAGGAAGCAACGACTAATGCTGGAGAATCATGTCAATTACTTGTGCAAGTAGAAGAattgaaaatcaaattaaGGGAATCTGAGGAAATGCATGTCaa aaaggaagaatttttgaaacacGAAAATAGCGAATTACTAAAGCGCTTAGAAGCTGCTGAAGCTAGAAGCGAGGAACTTTCGGAATCGGTATCAACGGCCACAAAACCTTTACTGAGACAACTGGAACAACTCCAAGCAAATTTGTTACACAAAACTAATAGTTTTATGAAACAAGAGAAAACATTGTCAGACAAAAATATCGAGTTGcaaacaaaaatagaaaatttactcGAAACAGATCGTTATCTTAAGGAAGAGAATGTTAATTTAAAGTCTAAAATGTCTCAATTAGAAGCTAAGCTTGCtgcgaaagaaaacgaaagaatgcGATTACAAGAATTGTATGATGAGTTGGTGGTACAAAAGGATAAGCTTGTTGAACAAAATATGAg GGAACGACAAACGATAGAAAGCCTCGATCAATCTCATACTTCGGAAATAATGGAGTTAAAACGAGAAATTATTgcgttagaaaataaattatctataGAAAAAGCAGCTACAGACgcagaaagaaggaaaaatcatGCAATGTCAGaacaacaacaaaatattgaagacAACGAACGACTTAGTCCTACCCCTAGCACAGAACGAGATTCTATGAATACCATAGATAGTATTTGGCCG TTGTATAATTCTACTGTCGAAAACAAAGCTGAAAGCTATACAATGACGTTCGACACTATCAGAGCGGGTTCTAGTAGTACttctatatttgaaaatttacaagCTCAATTGAAACAAAAGGATG GTGAAATACAACAACTTCAGTGGGAGTTATCACGGCGTAATATAGAAAGAGACGTGTTAAATTCAGAGTTATCTACATTAACTTTGAAGATCGAAGAATTAAATGTTAAGGTTATGGATGTTGCGGTTTTAAACGAAAGTTTACGAGAAATACAAACTAGATATGATGCGTTATTACAAATGTACGGTGAAAAAATGGAAGAGAATCAGGAACTACGTTTGGACCTACAAGATGTCAAAGAGATGTACAAAACACAAATTGATCAGCTTTTGAAGCGAGATGCCTGa
- the LOC132913200 gene encoding TATA element modulatory factor isoform X1 has translation MSWFDATGFANLAKSALKEAQKTIDKALDIKDEDQKSLESHTEDTTDFFASWGIKSDVHHNVQPHHDKSKAPKQEATSSIWGSFTGSFFESPKFNEPEQNAKAIIHSKSLQSTPTESIKKLVSSSSFSEDYKSKPSSPKKKCKQAKSYKEKNTNDQIENVPSQDVSNTSDFNELKQLPPTETIDTSTSFDKDDRINDCPKIIEYSSEEKKDIDVKEKDEKLESEKKETCEHDLDSPASTSNKLSFVSPENDKKSSESIEILGSRSNTDCTTTPELDGSPSAKGTKVNSESIEVLPDSMVTSPSSGVEVLEDWKSDTSPYLSPMEQRHSDSSSILDRDDTVTPCWDDINVPQIMNKENEINPSPSDISLYEPPMEKIKTSHENLCMSSMDSTPSTDIYQGLGSHLYKSVSSNHSIKTSPESIEVIPYTDDERDETNLADDSYTSASESTIVTMLEMHQQKDQANNEMETSSSISVNEKVQDSSPDDKLTLKKTSTDTRLNLNLDSVTEKHNLHLPIEAITTQPIRKPEYFDGAGQISKPDRKSFDRLMNSTIEPAETECYSTSEIIHPFKSEMAEISDQHLISTDSSCEGTLIGSSEENPQYKSEERILQAPLNSSSYVKTMLEDAMIEKAGEVETEVQGTEMPRENSPISSESRSDLIKIGSDQTSGHTSGDELETTTSSDIEVISRYSPNGDSSSTQSRQKLQSTKGCDLLMRTLKTKGHSRELSEISVGSDETNVEIEKLLKRIQEMTEILEARESKLIDVSRMNMELHEQNNNLKKQLDNFEKNAEQSQSINQITDEYTQRLSALERKFQQAIRERDSLRKNLEQLKVEAATRLSSQELSTLNAEKDEIIKELRDEGEKLSKQQLQHSNIIKKLRVKEKENDALIKSQKEQIEEQTSELERLKRSLRAKEEVELSQIDAVYSLTARTKTLEKEVVTLQKQLENAIQNAETYKKNLDTTKTELSETKKILTATESELKEATTNAGESCQLLVQVEELKIKLRESEEMHVKKEEFLKHENSELLKRLEAAEARSEELSESVSTATKPLLRQLEQLQANLLHKTNSFMKQEKTLSDKNIELQTKIENLLETDRYLKEENVNLKSKMSQLEAKLAAKENERMRLQELYDELVVQKDKLVEQNMRERQTIESLDQSHTSEIMELKREIIALENKLSIEKAATDAERRKNHAMSEQQQNIEDNERLSPTPSTERDSMNTIDSIWPLYNSTVENKAESYTMTFDTIRAGSSSTSIFENLQAQLKQKDGEIQQLQWELSRRNIERDVLNSELSTLTLKIEELNVKVMDVAVLNESLREIQTRYDALLQMYGEKMEENQELRLDLQDVKEMYKTQIDQLLKRDA, from the exons atGAGCTGGTTTGATGCCACTGGATTTGCCAATTTGGCAAAGTCCGCACTAAAAGAAGCTCAAAAGACAATTGATAAAGCATTAGATATTAAAGATGAGGATCAGAAATCGTTGGAAAGCCACACAGAAGATACAACAGATTTTTTTGCATCATGGGGGATAAAGAGTGATGTTCATCACAATGTACAACCACATCATGATAAATCTAAAGCACCTAAACAAGAAGCTACAAGCAGTATATGGGGCAGTTTTACTGGATCATTTTTTGAATCACCTAAATTTAATGAACCAGAACAAAATGCTAAAGCTATTATTCATTCTAAGTCTTTGCAAAGTACACCCACTGAAAGTATCAAGAAGCTTGTATCTTCGTCATCGTTCTCAGAAGATTATAAAAGTAAACCATCGAGTCCCAAGAAAAAGTGTAAACAAGCAAAAAGttacaaagaaaagaatactAATGATCAGATCGAAAATGTTCCTAGCCAAGATGTTTCGAATACATCTGATTTCAATGAATTAAAGCAACTTCCCCCAACTGAAACAATTGATACAAGTACATCTTTTGACAAAGATGACAGGATTAATGATTGTcctaaaataattgaatattcttcagaggaaaaaaaagatattgatgTTAAggagaaagatgaaaaattagaatctgaaaaaaaagaaacttgtGAACATGATTTAGATTCACCTGCCTCTAcatcaaataaattatcttttgtATCTccagaaaatgataaaaagagTTCAGAGAGCATTGAAATTCTGGGTTCTCGATCTAATACTGATTGTACTACAACTCCCGAATTGGATGGTAGCCCATCTGCGAAGGGTACCAAAGTTAATTCAGAGTCGATAGAAGTATTACCAGACAGTATGGTTACATCTCCAAGTTCTGGAGTGGAAGTATTAGAAGATTGGAAAAGCGATACTAGCCCTTATTTATCTCCCATGGAGCAAAGACACTCTGATTCATCGTCTATTTTAGATAGGGATGATACAGTAACCCCTTGCTGGGATGATATCAATGTCCCACAGATtatgaataaagaaaatgaaataaatccaTCACCTTCTGATATTTCTCTGTATGAACCTCCGATGGAGAAAATCAAAACATCACACGAAAATTTATGTATGAGTAGTATGGATAGCACACCATCAACGGATATATATCAAGGTCTTGGATCACATTTATACAAAAGTGTATCCAGTAACCATTCAATAAAAACTTCACCAGAAAGCATAGAAGTAATACCTTACACTGATGATGAGagagatgaaacaaatttggCAGACGATTCTTATACTTCTGCATCAGAGAGTACAATTGTAACAATGCTAGAAATGCATCAGCAGAAAGACCAAGCGAACAATGAAATGGAAACTTCCAGTAGTATTTCAGTAAATGAAAAAGTACAGGATTCGAGTCCAGATGATAAGTTAACATTGAAAAAAACTAGCACAGATACAAGACTAAATTTGAATCTAGATTCTGTAACCGAAAAGCATAATTTACATTTGCCGATTGAAGCAATTACAACGCAACCGATTCGTAAGCCAGAATATTTTGATGGAGCAGGTCAAATATCCAAACCCGATCGAAAAAGTTTCGATCGGTTAATGAATTCAACTATAGAACCTGCAGAAACAGAATGTTATTCTACCAGCGAAATTATTCATCCGTTTAAATCGGAAATGGCAGAAATTTCAGATCAGCATTTGATTTCAACAGACTCAAGTTGTGAAGGAACCTTGATAGGGAGTTCAGAAGAAAATCCACAGTATAAATcagaagaaagaattttacaaGCACCTTTAAACTCTAGTTCTTACGTAAAGACAATGTTAGAAGATGCGATGATCGAAAAAGCAGGTGAAGTCGAAACAGAAGTACAAGGCACGGAAATGCCTCGAGAAAATTCACCTATTTCATCAGAAAG TCGGTCCGATCTAATTAAAATTGGTTCAGATCAAACCAGTGGTCACACTAGTGGTGATGAATTAGAAACCACTACTTCTAGCGATATCGAAGTTATATCCAGGTACAG tcCAAATGGTGATTCGAGTTCGACACAATCGCGACAGAAATTGCAATCAACAAAAGGTTGTGATCTTTTAATGAGAACATTAAAAACTAAAGGACATTCGAGGGAATTGAGCGAAATCAGCGTAGGATCTGATGAAACGAACGTtgagatagaaaaattattgaaacgtATACAAGAGATGACGGAAATATTAGAAGCTAGGGAATCGAAGCTCATCGATGTTAGTAGAATGAATATGGAATTACacgaacaaaataataatttaaagaa gCAACTTGATAACTTTGAAAAAAATGCAGAACAGAGCCAAAGCATAAATCAAATCACTGATGAATATACACAACGATTATCTGctttagaaagaaaatttcagcAAGCAATACGAGAACGAGATTCACTAAGAAAGAATTTGGAACAGTTAAAAGTCGAAGCAGCTACACGTCTATCGTCTCAAGAACTGTCTACTCTGAATGCCGAGaaagatgaaattattaaGGAACTTCGAGATGAAGGTGAAAAATTAAGTAAACAGCAGCTTCAACATAgtaacattataaaaaaattgcgagttaaagaaaaagaaaatgatgcCTTAATAAAAAGTCAAAA AGAGCAAATAGAAGAACAAACCTCAGAATTAGAACGTTTAAAAAGATCATTGCGTGCAAAAGAGGAAGTTGAATTATCTCAGATAGATGCTGTTTACTCGTTAACAGCACGAACAAAAACACTGGAAAAGGAAGTAGTAACGTTACAAAAGCAATTAGAAAATGCAATACAAAatgcagaaacgtataaaaagaatttagatACTACAAAAAC ggAGTTAtccgaaacgaagaaaattttaactgCAACAGAATCAGAGTTAAAGGAAGCAACGACTAATGCTGGAGAATCATGTCAATTACTTGTGCAAGTAGAAGAattgaaaatcaaattaaGGGAATCTGAGGAAATGCATGTCaa aaaggaagaatttttgaaacacGAAAATAGCGAATTACTAAAGCGCTTAGAAGCTGCTGAAGCTAGAAGCGAGGAACTTTCGGAATCGGTATCAACGGCCACAAAACCTTTACTGAGACAACTGGAACAACTCCAAGCAAATTTGTTACACAAAACTAATAGTTTTATGAAACAAGAGAAAACATTGTCAGACAAAAATATCGAGTTGcaaacaaaaatagaaaatttactcGAAACAGATCGTTATCTTAAGGAAGAGAATGTTAATTTAAAGTCTAAAATGTCTCAATTAGAAGCTAAGCTTGCtgcgaaagaaaacgaaagaatgcGATTACAAGAATTGTATGATGAGTTGGTGGTACAAAAGGATAAGCTTGTTGAACAAAATATGAg GGAACGACAAACGATAGAAAGCCTCGATCAATCTCATACTTCGGAAATAATGGAGTTAAAACGAGAAATTATTgcgttagaaaataaattatctataGAAAAAGCAGCTACAGACgcagaaagaaggaaaaatcatGCAATGTCAGaacaacaacaaaatattgaagacAACGAACGACTTAGTCCTACCCCTAGCACAGAACGAGATTCTATGAATACCATAGATAGTATTTGGCCG TTGTATAATTCTACTGTCGAAAACAAAGCTGAAAGCTATACAATGACGTTCGACACTATCAGAGCGGGTTCTAGTAGTACttctatatttgaaaatttacaagCTCAATTGAAACAAAAGGATG GTGAAATACAACAACTTCAGTGGGAGTTATCACGGCGTAATATAGAAAGAGACGTGTTAAATTCAGAGTTATCTACATTAACTTTGAAGATCGAAGAATTAAATGTTAAGGTTATGGATGTTGCGGTTTTAAACGAAAGTTTACGAGAAATACAAACTAGATATGATGCGTTATTACAAATGTACGGTGAAAAAATGGAAGAGAATCAGGAACTACGTTTGGACCTACAAGATGTCAAAGAGATGTACAAAACACAAATTGATCAGCTTTTGAAGCGAGATGCCTGa